A DNA window from Massilia putida contains the following coding sequences:
- a CDS encoding NAD(P)H-hydrate dehydratase, with product MTLHTHARPRDVDSSLLRTWPLPVPSNDGDKEDRGHVLVLGGSREMPGAVILAATATLRAGAGKLTIATGRSVAQLVALAIPESRVLGLAENEAGGFTVEAVAAHDPLADKISAILIGPGMRDEAATARLVHALLPRLDGTDTNVLLDAEAMGAVLHPPAGNPPFRFDVPVLLTPHAGEMAHLTGIAKDEIGAAPDHHALEAARRWNAVVALKGARTVIAAPGGERWQHEGGNVGLATSGSGDVLAGVIAGLAARGATLAQAATWGVALHARAGERLAERFGKLGYLARELCDGIPALLEQAAGDNADAAPRPSGHFAGGPRVER from the coding sequence ATGACGCTGCATACCCATGCCCGCCCGCGCGACGTCGATTCCAGCCTGCTGCGCACCTGGCCGCTGCCCGTGCCCTCGAACGACGGCGACAAGGAAGACCGCGGCCACGTGCTCGTGCTCGGCGGTTCGCGCGAGATGCCTGGCGCCGTGATCCTGGCCGCCACGGCGACCCTGCGCGCGGGCGCCGGCAAGCTGACCATCGCCACCGGACGCAGCGTGGCCCAGCTGGTCGCGCTGGCGATCCCGGAATCGCGCGTGCTGGGCCTGGCCGAGAACGAGGCCGGCGGTTTCACCGTCGAAGCCGTGGCCGCGCACGATCCGCTGGCCGACAAGATCAGCGCCATCCTGATCGGCCCCGGCATGCGCGACGAAGCCGCGACGGCCCGCCTCGTGCACGCGCTGCTGCCCCGCCTGGACGGCACCGACACGAACGTGCTGCTCGACGCCGAGGCGATGGGCGCGGTCCTGCATCCGCCCGCGGGCAATCCGCCGTTCCGCTTCGACGTGCCGGTCCTCCTGACGCCGCATGCGGGCGAAATGGCCCACCTGACGGGCATTGCGAAAGACGAGATCGGCGCCGCCCCGGACCACCATGCGCTCGAGGCCGCGCGGCGCTGGAACGCCGTCGTCGCGCTCAAGGGCGCGCGCACCGTCATCGCGGCGCCCGGCGGCGAGCGCTGGCAGCACGAGGGCGGCAATGTCGGGCTCGCGACGTCCGGATCGGGCGACGTGCTGGCCGGCGTCATCGCCGGCCTCGCGGCGCGCGGCGCCACGCTGGCGCAGGCCGCCACCTGGGGCGTCGCGCTGCATGCGCGCGCGGGCGAACGCCTGGCCGAACGCTTTGGCAAACTGGGTTATCTGGCGCGGGAATTGTGCGATGGCATTCCCGCCCTGCTCGAACAAGCCGCCGGCGACAACGCCGACGCGGCGCCTAGACCATCCGGCCATTTCGCCGGTGGACCGAGGGTTGAACGATGA
- a CDS encoding efflux RND transporter permease subunit, with product MFLSNFSVKKPIATLVLVIGMMCMGLLALSKLRVNQNPDVEIPIIVVTIPYPGASPETSERELLDRLEKPMQAITGVTEINSYANEGSATIVLQFDFKRNLIEASDDVRNAIAGVRYKLPVEMREPVLRRVDPSAQPIMNLALSSNTLSHAEISRLAEDKLADRLRAIDGVANVQVNGSLKRELSVLLHAQKLREYNVSVSDVTSALSRQNTNAPVGKVRSELDEKGIRLVGRIEHPEDFSQVVVKRNGDTIVRLNQVADVKDGFADIDTYSMRSGKSNVGISIIRSREASTVGIAKKVRAMVEEINKELPQGTKLDVTRDGGDEAQRSLNNVIESLVFGAVLTIFVVYAFLNSWRSTLITALSLPTSVLAAFIAVWLCGFTLNFMTLLGLSLAIGVLIDDAIVVRENIVRHMENGADRRTAALEGTAEIGMAVASTTFSIMAVFIPVAFMPGISGEWFRPFALTVACSVIVSLFISFTLDPMLSAYWGDPPGHHHAPKRGIEKYLAKFNVWFDHQANRYGHVIAWALHHRRWMALIAVASLVGALILHGKFGGSAFLPKMDAGQIAIEVRTPASSSVGYARMKMEEAAAIARTLKETKETNSSINSAGGRIYVDIGKRRERSRTAAEIAVELRGKIARLVGAEYTVTDDLNGNGKPVQIEFTGPDSRKLMELTNAYMDKLRQVKGAVDVTLSQQDPKDELQIELDRGLANMMGISVGDAATALRVAFAGIEVGDWVDPTGETRDVAVRLAPEDRLGLENIERLPIAVAGTNTMVPLDQIAKITMGKGPSAIEHKDGKRVITVSANVEGRSNGEVTDEAMKLAKSMDFPPGYGLSLGGAGKDQAEVFTQMTIALVSGIGLMYLILVMQFGSFTAPLSVMLSLPLSLIGVVLALILTHGTLNLMSFIGIIMLMGLVAKNAILLLDAARTREAEGMDREEALMAAGRARLRPILMTTFALIAGMFPVALALGDSGQFYQPLAIAIIGGTITSTMLTLLVVPTFYDSIEIARDRMVAKFHRRAARFTAVPAFVMTFVEAILTLVMVRLVFRMVVKAGRFAFRRGRPATA from the coding sequence CCGATGCAGGCGATCACCGGCGTCACCGAGATCAACTCGTATGCCAACGAAGGCAGCGCGACGATCGTGTTGCAGTTCGACTTCAAGCGCAACCTGATCGAAGCCTCGGACGACGTGCGCAACGCGATCGCCGGGGTGCGCTACAAGCTGCCGGTCGAGATGCGCGAACCGGTGCTGCGGCGCGTGGACCCGTCGGCCCAGCCGATCATGAACCTGGCGCTGTCGTCCAACACCCTGAGCCATGCCGAGATCTCGCGCCTCGCCGAGGACAAGCTGGCGGACCGCCTGCGCGCCATCGACGGCGTCGCCAACGTGCAGGTCAACGGCTCGCTCAAGCGCGAACTGTCCGTGCTGCTGCACGCGCAAAAGCTGCGTGAATACAATGTGTCGGTCAGCGACGTGACGAGTGCGCTGTCGCGCCAGAACACGAACGCGCCGGTCGGCAAGGTGCGCAGCGAGCTGGACGAGAAGGGCATCCGCCTCGTCGGGCGCATCGAGCATCCGGAAGATTTTTCGCAGGTCGTCGTCAAGCGCAACGGCGACACGATCGTGCGCCTGAACCAGGTCGCGGACGTCAAGGACGGCTTCGCCGACATCGACACCTATTCGATGCGCAGCGGTAAGTCCAACGTCGGCATCTCGATCATCCGCTCGCGCGAAGCGTCGACCGTGGGCATCGCGAAGAAGGTGCGCGCGATGGTCGAGGAGATCAACAAGGAACTGCCGCAAGGCACCAAGCTGGACGTGACGCGCGACGGCGGCGACGAGGCGCAGCGGAGCCTGAACAACGTCATCGAATCGCTGGTGTTCGGCGCCGTCCTGACCATCTTCGTCGTGTACGCGTTCCTGAATTCCTGGCGTTCCACCTTGATCACGGCGCTGTCGCTGCCGACGTCGGTGCTGGCCGCGTTCATCGCCGTGTGGCTGTGCGGCTTCACGCTGAACTTCATGACGCTGCTCGGCCTGTCGCTGGCGATCGGCGTGCTGATCGACGATGCCATCGTGGTGCGCGAAAACATCGTGCGCCACATGGAAAACGGCGCCGACCGCCGCACCGCCGCGCTCGAAGGCACCGCCGAGATCGGCATGGCCGTCGCCTCGACGACGTTCTCGATCATGGCCGTGTTCATTCCGGTCGCGTTCATGCCGGGCATTTCCGGCGAATGGTTCCGCCCGTTCGCGCTGACGGTCGCGTGCTCGGTGATCGTGTCGCTGTTCATCTCGTTCACGCTCGACCCGATGCTGTCGGCCTACTGGGGCGATCCGCCGGGCCACCACCACGCGCCGAAGCGCGGCATCGAAAAATACCTGGCGAAGTTCAACGTCTGGTTCGACCACCAGGCCAACCGCTACGGCCACGTCATCGCCTGGGCGCTGCACCACCGCCGCTGGATGGCGCTGATCGCCGTCGCCAGCCTGGTCGGGGCCCTCATCCTGCACGGCAAGTTCGGCGGCTCGGCCTTCCTGCCCAAGATGGACGCCGGCCAGATCGCGATCGAAGTGCGGACCCCGGCGTCGTCATCGGTCGGCTACGCCAGGATGAAGATGGAAGAGGCCGCCGCGATCGCGCGTACGCTGAAGGAAACGAAGGAAACCAACAGCTCGATCAACTCGGCCGGCGGCCGCATCTACGTCGACATCGGCAAGCGCCGCGAACGCTCGCGCACGGCCGCCGAGATCGCGGTCGAACTGCGCGGGAAGATCGCGCGCCTCGTCGGCGCCGAGTACACGGTCACGGACGATTTGAACGGCAACGGCAAGCCCGTGCAGATCGAGTTCACCGGTCCCGATTCGCGCAAGCTGATGGAACTGACCAATGCGTACATGGACAAGCTGCGCCAGGTGAAGGGCGCCGTCGACGTCACGCTGTCGCAGCAGGATCCGAAGGACGAGCTGCAGATCGAGCTCGACCGCGGCCTGGCGAACATGATGGGCATCTCGGTCGGCGACGCCGCCACCGCGCTGCGCGTCGCGTTCGCCGGCATCGAGGTCGGCGACTGGGTCGACCCGACCGGCGAGACCCGCGACGTGGCCGTGCGCCTGGCGCCGGAAGACCGCCTGGGCTTGGAAAACATCGAACGCCTGCCGATCGCCGTCGCCGGCACCAACACCATGGTCCCGCTCGACCAGATCGCCAAGATCACGATGGGCAAAGGCCCGTCGGCGATCGAGCACAAGGACGGCAAGCGCGTGATCACCGTGTCTGCCAACGTCGAAGGCCGCTCGAACGGCGAGGTGACGGACGAAGCCATGAAGCTGGCCAAGTCGATGGACTTCCCGCCGGGCTACGGCCTGTCGCTGGGCGGCGCCGGCAAGGACCAGGCCGAGGTGTTCACGCAGATGACGATCGCGCTGGTGTCGGGCATCGGCCTGATGTACCTGATCCTCGTGATGCAGTTCGGTTCGTTCACGGCGCCGCTCTCCGTGATGCTGTCGCTGCCGCTGTCGCTGATCGGCGTCGTCCTCGCGCTGATCCTCACGCACGGCACGCTGAACCTGATGAGCTTCATCGGCATCATCATGCTGATGGGCCTCGTGGCGAAGAACGCGATCCTGCTGCTCGACGCCGCCCGCACGCGGGAAGCGGAAGGCATGGACCGCGAGGAAGCGCTGATGGCCGCCGGCCGCGCCCGCCTGCGTCCGATCCTGATGACGACGTTCGCGCTGATCGCCGGCATGTTCCCGGTCGCGCTGGCCCTGGGCGATTCCGGCCAGTTCTACCAGCCGCTCGCGATCGCGATCATCGGCGGCACGATCACGTCGACGATGCTGACCTTGCTGGTCGTCCCGACCTTCTACGACAGCATCGAGATCGCCCGCGACCGCATGGTCGCCAAGTTCCACCGTCGCGCAGCCCGCTTCACCGCGGTGCCGGCGTTCGTGATGACGTTCGTCGAAGCGATCCTGACGCTGGTGATGGTGCGCCTCGTGTTCCGCATGGTCGTGAAGGCAGGCCGCTTCGCCTTCCGCCGCGGCCGCCCGGCGACGGCGTGA